One genomic segment of Belonocnema kinseyi isolate 2016_QV_RU_SX_M_011 chromosome 2, B_treatae_v1, whole genome shotgun sequence includes these proteins:
- the LOC117167481 gene encoding uncharacterized protein LOC117167481 isoform X1, producing MSLNLKMEPPKNDIKVQVNPFENTTKLIEWNVDMNVVLSGSKKRKFIKRIRNLLVCLVMVVFAVVISYLKGEIQTLQVQISDINTNLVILMLKYDKLDKNYNFLQRSYDKFQLNMNTRNLKKFSKKDFSSQTVQVAENRPKDDAEGVNLKSDNIERILSSADYFRNETVDPDDKEERISQSFNSESQRFRGRKEISRSRRSIVMFEKRNLTDVADSWLEESDENDDDDWESSEYRAARARRDDGRGKKEKKKKNKRRPKRSRRRLGPLIATFVGAQPEQHVTDSGIYIGPWVKSSRNESRYNFNKFHLVEDKKSIEVTTNGLYMISTQIFYFGESTHYSYWILLSSEGASLTQKLAKCATVSAVTDTEVSCHTSIIIPLKRGDRVRVQQQERNRLINLREGHSYIQIALLTSDNKKRRIS from the exons ATGTCCTTGAATCTGAAAATGGAACCTCCAAAAAATGACATAAAAGTTCAGGTCAACCCTTTCGAAAACACGACAAAACTCATCGAGTGGAACGTAGACATGAACGTTGTgctctcaggttcaaaaaaaagaaaattcattaagAGGATAAGAAACCTTCTGGTTTGTCTTGTAATGGTCGTATTTGCTGTCGTGATCTCCTATCTCAAAGGAGAAATACAAACCTTACAAGttcag ATCAGTGACATAAATACAAACCTTGTGATACTAATGTTGAAGTACGATAAGCTagataagaattataattttctccaACGATCATACGATAAGTTCCAACTGAACATGAACACGAGGAACttgaagaaattttcgaaaaaggatTTCAGTTCTCAAACAGTGCAGGTCGCTGAAAATCGTCCCAAGGATGATGCCGAGGGCGTAAATCTGAAATCTGACAATATTGAGAGAATTTTAAGCTCTGCCgattattttagaaatgaaacgGTGGATCCTGATGATAAGGAGGAGcgcatttcccaaagttttaatAGCGAAAGTCAGAGGTTTAGAGGCAGAAAAGAGATTTCGAGATCTCGAAGGTCCATCGTGatgtttgaaaaaagaaacttaacAGATGTGGCTGATTCGTGGCTCGAGGAGAGCGACGAGAATGACGATGATGACTGGGAGAGCAGCGAGTATAGAGCGGCTAGAGCGAGAAGAGATGATGGCAGAGgtaaaaaggagaaaaagaaaaaaaacaaaaggaGGCCCAAACGCAGTCGCAGGCGATTGG gacCTTTGATAGCAACTTTTGTTGGGGCTCAACCCGAACAACACGTGACTGACTCAGGTA TTTACATCGGACCCTGGGTGAAAAGTTCCAGAAACGAATCGCGctacaatttcaataaatttcatctAGTCGAGGATAAGAAGTCTATAGAAGTTACCACTAATGGCCTTTACATGATCTCAACACAg atattttacttTGGAGAATCCACTCATTATTCCTACTGGATTCTTTTAAGTTCTGAAGGTGCATCTCTGACGCAAAAACTCGCAAAGTGTGCGACAGTTTCTGCTGTAACTGATACGGAAGTTTCATGCCATACGAGTATAATAATTCCCCTAAAAAGGGGCGACCGGGTTCGTGTTCAACAGCAAGAACGTAACAG ATTAATAAATCTTCGAGAAGGGCACAGTTACATTCAAATCGCCCTTTTGACTAGtgataacaaaaaaagaagaatatccTAA
- the LOC117167481 gene encoding uncharacterized protein LOC117167481 isoform X2, with protein sequence MSLNLKMEPPKNDIKVQVNPFENTTKLIEWNVDMNVVLSGSKKRKFIKRIRNLLVCLVMVVFAVVISYLKGEIQTLQVQISDINTNLVILMLKYDKLDKNYNFLQRSYDKFQLNMNTRNLKKFSKKDFSSQTVQVAENRPKDDAEGVNLKSDNIERILSSADYFRNETVDPDDKEERISQSFNSESQRFRGRKEISRSRRSIVMFEKRNLTDVADSWLEESDENDDDDWESSEYRAARARRDDGRGKKEKKKKNKRRPKRSRRRLGPLIATFVGAQPEQHVTDSVYIGPWVKSSRNESRYNFNKFHLVEDKKSIEVTTNGLYMISTQIFYFGESTHYSYWILLSSEGASLTQKLAKCATVSAVTDTEVSCHTSIIIPLKRGDRVRVQQQERNRLINLREGHSYIQIALLTSDNKKRRIS encoded by the exons ATGTCCTTGAATCTGAAAATGGAACCTCCAAAAAATGACATAAAAGTTCAGGTCAACCCTTTCGAAAACACGACAAAACTCATCGAGTGGAACGTAGACATGAACGTTGTgctctcaggttcaaaaaaaagaaaattcattaagAGGATAAGAAACCTTCTGGTTTGTCTTGTAATGGTCGTATTTGCTGTCGTGATCTCCTATCTCAAAGGAGAAATACAAACCTTACAAGttcag ATCAGTGACATAAATACAAACCTTGTGATACTAATGTTGAAGTACGATAAGCTagataagaattataattttctccaACGATCATACGATAAGTTCCAACTGAACATGAACACGAGGAACttgaagaaattttcgaaaaaggatTTCAGTTCTCAAACAGTGCAGGTCGCTGAAAATCGTCCCAAGGATGATGCCGAGGGCGTAAATCTGAAATCTGACAATATTGAGAGAATTTTAAGCTCTGCCgattattttagaaatgaaacgGTGGATCCTGATGATAAGGAGGAGcgcatttcccaaagttttaatAGCGAAAGTCAGAGGTTTAGAGGCAGAAAAGAGATTTCGAGATCTCGAAGGTCCATCGTGatgtttgaaaaaagaaacttaacAGATGTGGCTGATTCGTGGCTCGAGGAGAGCGACGAGAATGACGATGATGACTGGGAGAGCAGCGAGTATAGAGCGGCTAGAGCGAGAAGAGATGATGGCAGAGgtaaaaaggagaaaaagaaaaaaaacaaaaggaGGCCCAAACGCAGTCGCAGGCGATTGG gacCTTTGATAGCAACTTTTGTTGGGGCTCAACCCGAACAACACGTGACTGACTCAG TTTACATCGGACCCTGGGTGAAAAGTTCCAGAAACGAATCGCGctacaatttcaataaatttcatctAGTCGAGGATAAGAAGTCTATAGAAGTTACCACTAATGGCCTTTACATGATCTCAACACAg atattttacttTGGAGAATCCACTCATTATTCCTACTGGATTCTTTTAAGTTCTGAAGGTGCATCTCTGACGCAAAAACTCGCAAAGTGTGCGACAGTTTCTGCTGTAACTGATACGGAAGTTTCATGCCATACGAGTATAATAATTCCCCTAAAAAGGGGCGACCGGGTTCGTGTTCAACAGCAAGAACGTAACAG ATTAATAAATCTTCGAGAAGGGCACAGTTACATTCAAATCGCCCTTTTGACTAGtgataacaaaaaaagaagaatatccTAA
- the LOC117167481 gene encoding uncharacterized protein LOC117167481 isoform X3, with protein MSLNLKMEPPKNDIKVQVNPFENTTKLIEWNVDMNVVLSGSKKRKFIKRIRNLLVCLVMVVFAVVISYLKGEIQTLQVQISDINTNLVILMLKYDKLDKNYNFLQRSYDKFQLNMNTRNLKKFSKKDFSSQTVQVAENRPKDDAEGVNLKSDNIERILSSADYFRNETVDPDDKEERISQSFNSESQRFRGRKEISRSRRSIVMFEKRNLTDVADSWLEESDENDDDDWESSEYRAARARRDDGRGPLIATFVGAQPEQHVTDSGIYIGPWVKSSRNESRYNFNKFHLVEDKKSIEVTTNGLYMISTQIFYFGESTHYSYWILLSSEGASLTQKLAKCATVSAVTDTEVSCHTSIIIPLKRGDRVRVQQQERNRLINLREGHSYIQIALLTSDNKKRRIS; from the exons ATGTCCTTGAATCTGAAAATGGAACCTCCAAAAAATGACATAAAAGTTCAGGTCAACCCTTTCGAAAACACGACAAAACTCATCGAGTGGAACGTAGACATGAACGTTGTgctctcaggttcaaaaaaaagaaaattcattaagAGGATAAGAAACCTTCTGGTTTGTCTTGTAATGGTCGTATTTGCTGTCGTGATCTCCTATCTCAAAGGAGAAATACAAACCTTACAAGttcag ATCAGTGACATAAATACAAACCTTGTGATACTAATGTTGAAGTACGATAAGCTagataagaattataattttctccaACGATCATACGATAAGTTCCAACTGAACATGAACACGAGGAACttgaagaaattttcgaaaaaggatTTCAGTTCTCAAACAGTGCAGGTCGCTGAAAATCGTCCCAAGGATGATGCCGAGGGCGTAAATCTGAAATCTGACAATATTGAGAGAATTTTAAGCTCTGCCgattattttagaaatgaaacgGTGGATCCTGATGATAAGGAGGAGcgcatttcccaaagttttaatAGCGAAAGTCAGAGGTTTAGAGGCAGAAAAGAGATTTCGAGATCTCGAAGGTCCATCGTGatgtttgaaaaaagaaacttaacAGATGTGGCTGATTCGTGGCTCGAGGAGAGCGACGAGAATGACGATGATGACTGGGAGAGCAGCGAGTATAGAGCGGCTAGAGCGAGAAGAGATGATGGCAGAG gacCTTTGATAGCAACTTTTGTTGGGGCTCAACCCGAACAACACGTGACTGACTCAGGTA TTTACATCGGACCCTGGGTGAAAAGTTCCAGAAACGAATCGCGctacaatttcaataaatttcatctAGTCGAGGATAAGAAGTCTATAGAAGTTACCACTAATGGCCTTTACATGATCTCAACACAg atattttacttTGGAGAATCCACTCATTATTCCTACTGGATTCTTTTAAGTTCTGAAGGTGCATCTCTGACGCAAAAACTCGCAAAGTGTGCGACAGTTTCTGCTGTAACTGATACGGAAGTTTCATGCCATACGAGTATAATAATTCCCCTAAAAAGGGGCGACCGGGTTCGTGTTCAACAGCAAGAACGTAACAG ATTAATAAATCTTCGAGAAGGGCACAGTTACATTCAAATCGCCCTTTTGACTAGtgataacaaaaaaagaagaatatccTAA
- the LOC117167481 gene encoding uncharacterized protein LOC117167481 isoform X4 — protein MSLNLKMEPPKNDIKVQVNPFENTTKLIEWNVDMNVVLSGSKKRKFIKRIRNLLVCLVMVVFAVVISYLKGEIQTLQVQISDINTNLVILMLKYDKLDKNYNFLQRSYDKFQLNMNTRNLKKFSKKDFSSQTVQVAENRPKDDAEGVNLKSDNIERILSSADYFRNETVDPDDKEERISQSFNSESQRFRGRKEISRSRRSIVMFEKRNLTDVADSWLEESDENDDDDWESSEYRAARARRDDGRGPLIATFVGAQPEQHVTDSVYIGPWVKSSRNESRYNFNKFHLVEDKKSIEVTTNGLYMISTQIFYFGESTHYSYWILLSSEGASLTQKLAKCATVSAVTDTEVSCHTSIIIPLKRGDRVRVQQQERNRLINLREGHSYIQIALLTSDNKKRRIS, from the exons ATGTCCTTGAATCTGAAAATGGAACCTCCAAAAAATGACATAAAAGTTCAGGTCAACCCTTTCGAAAACACGACAAAACTCATCGAGTGGAACGTAGACATGAACGTTGTgctctcaggttcaaaaaaaagaaaattcattaagAGGATAAGAAACCTTCTGGTTTGTCTTGTAATGGTCGTATTTGCTGTCGTGATCTCCTATCTCAAAGGAGAAATACAAACCTTACAAGttcag ATCAGTGACATAAATACAAACCTTGTGATACTAATGTTGAAGTACGATAAGCTagataagaattataattttctccaACGATCATACGATAAGTTCCAACTGAACATGAACACGAGGAACttgaagaaattttcgaaaaaggatTTCAGTTCTCAAACAGTGCAGGTCGCTGAAAATCGTCCCAAGGATGATGCCGAGGGCGTAAATCTGAAATCTGACAATATTGAGAGAATTTTAAGCTCTGCCgattattttagaaatgaaacgGTGGATCCTGATGATAAGGAGGAGcgcatttcccaaagttttaatAGCGAAAGTCAGAGGTTTAGAGGCAGAAAAGAGATTTCGAGATCTCGAAGGTCCATCGTGatgtttgaaaaaagaaacttaacAGATGTGGCTGATTCGTGGCTCGAGGAGAGCGACGAGAATGACGATGATGACTGGGAGAGCAGCGAGTATAGAGCGGCTAGAGCGAGAAGAGATGATGGCAGAG gacCTTTGATAGCAACTTTTGTTGGGGCTCAACCCGAACAACACGTGACTGACTCAG TTTACATCGGACCCTGGGTGAAAAGTTCCAGAAACGAATCGCGctacaatttcaataaatttcatctAGTCGAGGATAAGAAGTCTATAGAAGTTACCACTAATGGCCTTTACATGATCTCAACACAg atattttacttTGGAGAATCCACTCATTATTCCTACTGGATTCTTTTAAGTTCTGAAGGTGCATCTCTGACGCAAAAACTCGCAAAGTGTGCGACAGTTTCTGCTGTAACTGATACGGAAGTTTCATGCCATACGAGTATAATAATTCCCCTAAAAAGGGGCGACCGGGTTCGTGTTCAACAGCAAGAACGTAACAG ATTAATAAATCTTCGAGAAGGGCACAGTTACATTCAAATCGCCCTTTTGACTAGtgataacaaaaaaagaagaatatccTAA